One genomic region from Reichenbachiella ulvae encodes:
- a CDS encoding nucleotidyltransferase family protein, which produces MPKQVILILAAGNSSRLGQPKQMLPLSDEANLLQHTVQVAMDSLADDIVVVLGSNAGEHDQMLDQWKDQLHIIQNDQWQKGMGSSIKAGVKCIDKEISDWGGVLISVCDQPHLRTKIIDQLIQEGEKCQAPVASQYDPDNFGVPVWFPKSWQSQLEELPDERGALFLLKQIQSELFTLPFPEGETDIDTLDDWKEYLATNR; this is translated from the coding sequence ATGCCTAAGCAGGTAATACTGATATTAGCTGCTGGTAATTCTTCACGCCTGGGTCAACCCAAGCAGATGTTGCCTCTTTCGGATGAGGCCAACTTACTACAACATACCGTACAGGTGGCTATGGATAGTCTGGCCGATGATATAGTAGTAGTGTTAGGCTCCAATGCAGGAGAACATGATCAAATGCTGGATCAATGGAAAGACCAATTGCACATCATACAGAACGATCAATGGCAAAAGGGCATGGGCAGTTCTATCAAGGCTGGAGTCAAATGCATCGATAAAGAGATCTCAGATTGGGGAGGCGTGTTGATTTCAGTTTGTGATCAGCCGCATCTGAGAACTAAGATTATCGATCAATTGATTCAGGAGGGAGAAAAGTGTCAGGCTCCAGTCGCATCCCAATACGATCCAGATAACTTTGGAGTGCCGGTTTGGTTTCCTAAAAGCTGGCAGTCACAGCTAGAAGAATTGCCCGATGAGCGCGGGGCTTTGTTCCTCTTAAAGCAAATCCAATCCGAACTTTTCACGCTTCCATTTCCAGAAGGAGAAA